A window from Mya arenaria isolate MELC-2E11 chromosome 9, ASM2691426v1 encodes these proteins:
- the LOC128246303 gene encoding uncharacterized protein LOC128246303 — translation MCTVVYQPGKSIRHETIFYTQLHDPPQDPQTSSPSPDHPPPQAPSTFSTRPTILHKPHQPSPQSLNILLLQQSSSQTPTNLLPKPHHPPSAPTTTPPSPTNLFPKPPPSSISLTNLLPKPHHFPLSPTNLLPKPHHPPPSTIFLPKPNQPPPQARKILLLQTSCIPRPINLLHEPLNSSISPNNLLPGSHHPPPQPPPSSSFNHPPSQPHLPPP, via the exons ATGTGTACAGTTGTGTACCAGCCTGGCAAGTCTATTCGACATGAGACTATCTTCTACACTCA GCTCCACGATCCTCCACAAGACCCTCAAACCTCCTCCCCAAGCCCCGACCATCCTCCACCCCAAGCCCCATCAACCTTCTCCACAAGACCCACCATCCTCCATAAGCCCCACCAACCTTCTCCCCAATCCCTTAATATCCTCCTCCTTCAACAATCCTCCTCCCAAACCCCGACCAACCTCCTCCCCAAGCCCCACCATCCTCCATCAGCCCCAACAACCACACCTCCAAGCCCCACCAACCTCTTCCCAAAGCCCCCACCATCTTCCATAAGCCTCACCAACCTCCTACCCAAGCCCCACCATTTCCCCTTAAGCCCAACCAACCTCCTCCCCAAGCCGCACCATCCTCCGCCTTCAACCATCTTCCTCCCCAAGCCCAACCAACCTCCTCCCCAGGCCCGTAAAATCCTCCTCCTTCAAACATCCTGCATCCCCAGACCAATCAACCTTCTCCACGAGCCCCTAAATTCCTCCATCAGCCCCAATAACCTCCTCCCAGGCTCCCACCATCCTCCTCCCCAACCTCCACCATCCTCCTCCTTCAACCATCCTCCTTCCCAACCCCACTTACCTCCCCCCTAA